The following proteins come from a genomic window of Rhodohalobacter sp. 614A:
- a CDS encoding amidohydrolase family protein, translating into MKVTKHLALAVMMAFVCSLTAFSQSTPQAFTGAHIIPISGEPINNGVLVVQDGKIVTVGDADTRIPRGADVHDVSGKVLMPGLVDTHSHVGEGDGGDYSSSLHPDVRIMDTINPRSKTFRKVVAGGLTSINIMPGSGLLMSGQTVYVKPKPADTIEEMLIVVDEETGVYGGLKMANGTNPLRSNGSPGTRAKSAAMVRELFIKAQEYQKKIEEADGDPDEMPARDLQMETLVEVLEGKRIVHNHTHRHDDILTAIRLADEFGYRLVLQHVSEAHKVADEIAKSGAQASIIAIDSPGGKLEAINMININGRELEAAGVDVAFHTDDSIVDSRFLIRSAALGVRNGMSREAALEALTLAGARMMDIDDRVGSLEEGKDADFIILSGDPFSVYTHVEQTWIEGEKVFDRSNPEDREYATGGYEIFRTMNMHMHGEGH; encoded by the coding sequence ATGAAGGTAACCAAACATCTTGCGCTCGCAGTGATGATGGCCTTTGTATGTAGCCTGACGGCTTTTAGCCAGTCAACGCCGCAGGCATTTACAGGAGCTCACATTATCCCGATCTCCGGCGAGCCGATAAATAACGGAGTTCTCGTAGTTCAGGACGGAAAAATTGTAACTGTCGGAGATGCCGATACCCGGATTCCCCGTGGAGCAGATGTTCATGATGTATCCGGCAAAGTATTGATGCCCGGACTTGTGGACACACACTCTCACGTGGGTGAAGGAGATGGCGGGGATTATTCATCCTCATTACATCCCGACGTTCGGATTATGGACACCATCAACCCGAGAAGCAAAACCTTTCGGAAAGTGGTTGCCGGCGGGCTGACCAGTATCAATATCATGCCGGGTTCCGGACTTTTGATGAGCGGCCAAACGGTATACGTGAAACCAAAACCCGCCGATACGATCGAAGAGATGCTGATTGTGGTGGATGAAGAAACCGGAGTTTACGGGGGGTTGAAAATGGCCAACGGAACCAATCCGCTGCGATCAAACGGATCACCGGGTACACGGGCAAAATCTGCTGCGATGGTTCGTGAACTTTTTATCAAAGCGCAGGAGTATCAGAAGAAAATAGAGGAAGCTGATGGCGACCCGGATGAAATGCCGGCGCGCGATTTGCAGATGGAAACTCTTGTTGAGGTTCTTGAGGGGAAACGAATCGTTCATAACCATACCCATCGCCATGATGATATTTTAACGGCCATTCGGCTTGCCGACGAATTTGGTTACCGGCTGGTTCTTCAGCATGTGAGTGAAGCTCATAAAGTGGCAGATGAAATTGCAAAGTCCGGCGCTCAGGCATCGATTATTGCTATTGATTCTCCCGGCGGAAAACTCGAAGCCATCAATATGATCAATATAAACGGACGTGAACTCGAGGCGGCCGGGGTGGATGTTGCTTTTCATACGGATGATTCCATTGTAGATTCCCGGTTTCTAATAAGATCTGCGGCATTAGGTGTTCGTAATGGAATGAGCCGGGAAGCAGCGCTCGAAGCCCTGACATTAGCCGGCGCACGCATGATGGATATTGATGATCGTGTGGGCTCTCTTGAAGAAGGAAAAGATGCGGATTTTATTATTCTCTCCGGCGATCCGTTCAGCGTTTATACTCACGTTGAGCAAACCTGGATTGAAGGCGAAAAAGTTTTTGACCGAAGCAATCCGGAAGATCGTGAGTACGCAACCGGCGGATATGAAATTTTCCGAACCATGAACATGCATATGCACGGGGAGGGTCACTGA
- a CDS encoding amidohydrolase family protein, translated as MKIRNIVTGLFAFAIVVTSGVISNADAQIAVKGETVYTVSGSAIQDGVVLVRDGKIEAVGSADDVDIPGDYDVHEAKIVTPGLIDARTVVGLAGYYNQDHDQDQLETSNAVQPELRAIDSYNAREFLVNFLMKEGITTIHTGHGPGAVISGQTMIAKTSGQTVEESLVDSSTTLAVTFGPSVERNFDSPGTRAKAVAVLRQDLIKAQDYAEKRAAGEDQSRDLKMEALADLLDGKITALMSAHTSHDIMTALRIQREFGFPMMLEGASEAYLVLDEIKEADIPVIIHPLMIRPYGESKNASMETPAKLKKAGIPFAFQSGYEGYVPKTRVAKFEAAIAAANELGFDNTLYALTLGAAEILGIDERVGSLEEGKDADIVLFDGDPFEYVTHVEGVIINGEVVYEGE; from the coding sequence ATGAAGATTAGAAACATCGTAACGGGCCTGTTTGCTTTTGCGATTGTTGTTACATCCGGTGTGATTTCCAACGCTGATGCGCAAATTGCCGTGAAAGGTGAGACCGTTTATACCGTCAGCGGATCTGCCATTCAAGACGGCGTTGTATTGGTGCGAGATGGTAAAATAGAAGCTGTTGGAAGTGCTGATGACGTAGATATTCCAGGTGATTATGACGTTCACGAAGCCAAGATTGTCACACCCGGTTTGATTGATGCGCGAACCGTTGTTGGCCTGGCAGGTTACTACAACCAGGATCACGACCAGGATCAACTTGAAACCTCAAATGCCGTTCAGCCGGAATTGCGGGCCATTGATTCATACAATGCACGGGAGTTTTTGGTGAACTTTTTGATGAAAGAAGGAATCACGACTATTCATACAGGACACGGCCCCGGAGCTGTTATCAGCGGCCAAACCATGATTGCCAAGACTTCCGGCCAAACCGTTGAAGAATCCCTGGTGGATTCATCCACAACACTCGCCGTAACATTCGGGCCAAGTGTAGAGCGGAACTTCGATTCTCCCGGTACACGAGCAAAAGCGGTTGCCGTTCTCCGGCAGGATTTAATCAAAGCGCAGGATTATGCGGAGAAAAGAGCAGCCGGAGAAGATCAGTCGCGTGACCTGAAAATGGAAGCATTGGCCGATTTGTTGGACGGCAAAATCACGGCGCTGATGTCTGCCCATACCTCTCACGATATCATGACGGCTCTGCGGATACAACGCGAATTTGGATTCCCGATGATGCTGGAAGGTGCCTCCGAAGCATACTTGGTTTTGGATGAAATCAAAGAAGCAGATATCCCGGTAATTATCCACCCGTTGATGATTCGTCCCTATGGCGAGAGTAAAAATGCGAGTATGGAAACGCCTGCAAAGTTGAAGAAGGCTGGAATTCCATTTGCATTCCAGAGTGGATATGAAGGATATGTGCCTAAAACCCGCGTAGCCAAGTTCGAAGCAGCCATTGCGGCCGCCAATGAACTGGGTTTTGATAACACACTTTATGCACTCACATTAGGTGCGGCTGAAATTCTTGGAATTGATGAACGGGTAGGCTCCCTCGAAGAAGGAAAAGATGCCGATATTGTTCTCTTTGACGGCGATCCATTTGAGTATGTCACTCATGTTGAAGGGGTCATCATCAACGGAGAAGTTGTGTACGAAGGCGAGTAA